A single genomic interval of Oreochromis aureus strain Israel breed Guangdong linkage group 12, ZZ_aureus, whole genome shotgun sequence harbors:
- the suds3 gene encoding sin3 histone deacetylase corepressor complex component SDS3 isoform X1, with the protein MASTLLSPMVDYYNDEEELDSVDDDDDRSFRGRDSEEDTEDASETDLAKHDEDDYVEIKEQMYQDKLASLKRQLQQLQEGTLQEYQKRMKKLDQQYKERLRNADLFLQLETEQVERNYIKEKKAAVKEFDDKKVELKENLIAELEEKKKMIENEKLTMELTGDSMEVKPIMTRKLRRRPNDPVPIPDKRRKPAPAQLNYLLTDEQIMEDLRTLNKLKSPKRPVSPSSPEHVPSAPMESPTQRYEARIEDGKLYYDKRWYHKSQAIYLESKDNTKISCVISTVGTNEIWVRKTSDSTKMRIYLGQLQRGAFVIRRRSAA; encoded by the exons ATGGCTTCAACTTTGCTGTCGCCCATGGTGGATTATTACAATGATGAAGAAGAACTCGATAGCGTGGATGACGACGACGATCGGAGTTTCAGGGGGAGAGACTCGGAAGAAG ACACTGAGGATGCCAGTGAAACTGATCTTGCCAAACATGACGAAGATGACTATGTGGAAATTAAGGAGCA AATGTATCAAGACAAACTGGCCTCTCTGAAAAGGCAGCTGCAGCAGTTACAAGAAG GCACACTGCAGGAGTATCAGAAGAGGATGAAGAAGTTGGACCAACAGTACAAAGAGAGACTTCGGAATGCAG ATCTATTTCTCCAGCTTGAG ACAGAGCAGGTGGAGAGGAACTACATCAAGGAGAAAAAGGCAGCAGTGAAGGAGTTCGATGATAAAAAGGTTGAGCTAAAGGAAAACCTAATTGCAGAGctggaggagaaaaagaagatgATTGAAAACGAGAAATTAACAATGGAGCTGACAGGCG ACTCCATGGAGGTAAAGCCAATCATGACCCGGAAGCTGAGGAGACGGCCCAACGATCCAGTCCCAATACCAGACAAGCGGCGAAAGCCTGCACCAG CTCAGCTAAATTATTTGCTAACAGATGAGCAGATAATGGAAGATTTAAGAACACTTAATAAG CTGAAATCACCAAAGCGACCAG TGTCTCCCTCATCTCCAGAACATGTCCCCTCTGCTCCCATGGAGAGCCCCACCCAGCGTTATGAGGCCCGCATCGAGGACGGGAAACTTTACTATGATAAAAGATG GTACCACAAGAGTCAGGCCATCTACCTGGAGTCAAAAGACAACACAAAGATCAGCTGTGTCATCAGCACAGTAGGAACCAATGAG ATTTGGGTGAGAAAAACAAGCGACAGCACAAAGATGAGGATCTACCTGGGGCAGCTGCAGAGGGGAGCATTTGTCATTCGTCGGCGGTCGGCTGCGTGA
- the suds3 gene encoding sin3 histone deacetylase corepressor complex component SDS3 isoform X2 has protein sequence MTTLQDTEDASETDLAKHDEDDYVEIKEQMYQDKLASLKRQLQQLQEGTLQEYQKRMKKLDQQYKERLRNADLFLQLETEQVERNYIKEKKAAVKEFDDKKVELKENLIAELEEKKKMIENEKLTMELTGDSMEVKPIMTRKLRRRPNDPVPIPDKRRKPAPAQLNYLLTDEQIMEDLRTLNKLKSPKRPVSPSSPEHVPSAPMESPTQRYEARIEDGKLYYDKRWYHKSQAIYLESKDNTKISCVISTVGTNEIWVRKTSDSTKMRIYLGQLQRGAFVIRRRSAA, from the exons ATGACAACACTGCAAG ACACTGAGGATGCCAGTGAAACTGATCTTGCCAAACATGACGAAGATGACTATGTGGAAATTAAGGAGCA AATGTATCAAGACAAACTGGCCTCTCTGAAAAGGCAGCTGCAGCAGTTACAAGAAG GCACACTGCAGGAGTATCAGAAGAGGATGAAGAAGTTGGACCAACAGTACAAAGAGAGACTTCGGAATGCAG ATCTATTTCTCCAGCTTGAG ACAGAGCAGGTGGAGAGGAACTACATCAAGGAGAAAAAGGCAGCAGTGAAGGAGTTCGATGATAAAAAGGTTGAGCTAAAGGAAAACCTAATTGCAGAGctggaggagaaaaagaagatgATTGAAAACGAGAAATTAACAATGGAGCTGACAGGCG ACTCCATGGAGGTAAAGCCAATCATGACCCGGAAGCTGAGGAGACGGCCCAACGATCCAGTCCCAATACCAGACAAGCGGCGAAAGCCTGCACCAG CTCAGCTAAATTATTTGCTAACAGATGAGCAGATAATGGAAGATTTAAGAACACTTAATAAG CTGAAATCACCAAAGCGACCAG TGTCTCCCTCATCTCCAGAACATGTCCCCTCTGCTCCCATGGAGAGCCCCACCCAGCGTTATGAGGCCCGCATCGAGGACGGGAAACTTTACTATGATAAAAGATG GTACCACAAGAGTCAGGCCATCTACCTGGAGTCAAAAGACAACACAAAGATCAGCTGTGTCATCAGCACAGTAGGAACCAATGAG ATTTGGGTGAGAAAAACAAGCGACAGCACAAAGATGAGGATCTACCTGGGGCAGCTGCAGAGGGGAGCATTTGTCATTCGTCGGCGGTCGGCTGCGTGA
- the suds3 gene encoding sin3 histone deacetylase corepressor complex component SDS3 isoform X3 → MYQDKLASLKRQLQQLQEGTLQEYQKRMKKLDQQYKERLRNADLFLQLETEQVERNYIKEKKAAVKEFDDKKVELKENLIAELEEKKKMIENEKLTMELTGDSMEVKPIMTRKLRRRPNDPVPIPDKRRKPAPAQLNYLLTDEQIMEDLRTLNKLKSPKRPVSPSSPEHVPSAPMESPTQRYEARIEDGKLYYDKRWYHKSQAIYLESKDNTKISCVISTVGTNEIWVRKTSDSTKMRIYLGQLQRGAFVIRRRSAA, encoded by the exons ATGTATCAAGACAAACTGGCCTCTCTGAAAAGGCAGCTGCAGCAGTTACAAGAAG GCACACTGCAGGAGTATCAGAAGAGGATGAAGAAGTTGGACCAACAGTACAAAGAGAGACTTCGGAATGCAG ATCTATTTCTCCAGCTTGAG ACAGAGCAGGTGGAGAGGAACTACATCAAGGAGAAAAAGGCAGCAGTGAAGGAGTTCGATGATAAAAAGGTTGAGCTAAAGGAAAACCTAATTGCAGAGctggaggagaaaaagaagatgATTGAAAACGAGAAATTAACAATGGAGCTGACAGGCG ACTCCATGGAGGTAAAGCCAATCATGACCCGGAAGCTGAGGAGACGGCCCAACGATCCAGTCCCAATACCAGACAAGCGGCGAAAGCCTGCACCAG CTCAGCTAAATTATTTGCTAACAGATGAGCAGATAATGGAAGATTTAAGAACACTTAATAAG CTGAAATCACCAAAGCGACCAG TGTCTCCCTCATCTCCAGAACATGTCCCCTCTGCTCCCATGGAGAGCCCCACCCAGCGTTATGAGGCCCGCATCGAGGACGGGAAACTTTACTATGATAAAAGATG GTACCACAAGAGTCAGGCCATCTACCTGGAGTCAAAAGACAACACAAAGATCAGCTGTGTCATCAGCACAGTAGGAACCAATGAG ATTTGGGTGAGAAAAACAAGCGACAGCACAAAGATGAGGATCTACCTGGGGCAGCTGCAGAGGGGAGCATTTGTCATTCGTCGGCGGTCGGCTGCGTGA